The Pseudophryne corroboree isolate aPseCor3 chromosome 12, aPseCor3.hap2, whole genome shotgun sequence genomic sequence GGACAAATCATATTGGTTCACATGTAATAATAAAGGAATGGTAAAATGCTGCCTGCTTTTGTGTTTCTGCATTtcagcacattatcatacatatcATATATCCTGCGGTAACCTGAGATGTTCACGCCTTCTCTTCCGCAGATTTCCCTCCCGTCCACTTCAGTACTTTTAAACCTGTTTCTCCAAAACCAGAAGAACCCAAAGATCCCACCCTCTGCCATGCAAGACTCAGCCCGTCTGGAGAACCAAAGTCAGAGACCATGTCCAAAAATAAGGTTACAATCTCATACCTTCTACCTGGGTTGGGTACAGAATGCCGACACTAAGGATGGcaccggtcagaatacagacagtggtATCCAGCCTGACAGAGTCCCAAAACTTTTTAGTCAGTATGTTATCCTTTACCTCTCACCCTTATCCGCCACTCCAGCAGACTAACCCTAcccccccatcctgcagcctaacccttcccctagtgcctaatccaccctctcccgcagcctaaccgtaacaacCCGGCCGCAGCCTAGCCCTTGTCCTCCCTGGAacgctgactgtcgggattctgccaCTGGGATTCTCagcggtgtcaggattccagtgccggTCTTCTGACTTCTAGCCTCCGGGGTGCCAACTGTATCCCCTTctacctgtatatacagtatatctcccaTAGAAGATGTAGGGGTAGGGGCTGGTTTTGGGGGGAATGAGATGCCATGTATTGGCTGTGCCATGCCTACTCTCACAGAAGTAGGGTGTGTCTATGTAGCAGGTGGCCTCAGTCCCACTTATGTGGCTGCTTTTTCCCCCTTATATCTTTGGCAAGATATAAGGGGGGAATGTTTGTCATGTTGGTCTCATTATCATTTATAATCCCTGTTCCAGGATATGCCTCCATCCGACACCGCCCACAAGGAAACCGCAAAGAAACCTGGCCCCACGCTGAAAGAGCAGACCTACCAATGGTTTGAGTGGACTCAGAGGAGTAAGCTGATGAAGAAGGGTCACTTTCCAGACTGGTTCCATGGGTTTGTCACACGGAAGTACGTGACCTCTTCCCAGTGTAGTATAAAAGATCATTATTATTGATCCCGTGAGGATTTGGGGACAGTGACTGATGTCAGTGGCAAGTAGGGGGGGCTGGGACAATTGTAATGCAGTCATTTTTACTAGCAGGTTTGGCTGCATCAGACTGCACATGTGGAAGCACCAAGTGCAGAGTTCCAGGGAGGGTTCTTATTAATGTCTCTACTGGAAACTTTAGCAGTGTGCTAGCCAGGGGcgatttaagagaggaggggacccgtgtgcagcctccgcTGCGGGCCCCCGCTTCTATAGCAGAAAGTAGTCTaccgcacatgcgcaggtctccgggaacatggcgcccatgccttgtttccagggacatctccagtgcgcatgcgcaaatcactcggaaatggtcaCCGTGGGACTCCGAAGGGGAAAGTATATTATAttagtgcagggtgtgcggtgtgggggcccccctggatccaggtgccagtgtgcactgcacacactgcacctattatagaaacgcctatggtgcTAGCCGCTGGGACTAATCTccggaatgctttgcattctggtgtTTTGGTAAATTTGCCGttttagcagcccccatagaaagtgGGGGGATTGCAGAAGATACAGCTAATACCTGCTGCGGTCCCTGTACATAGATCCTGGGGATCCTTAATATCTGCAGATAGCCCACAAAAAAGGGTGCTTTCGGGACATGTCCCACAAACTTTTTTGAGATCTCTTGTGAATGAGGCTCACAGTGTTACTCTGCATATTCGGGTAATGGAAGTAGGTGCAGTTCTTAGTGACTGTGGAGTGGTCTCTATTTTTGTCTTTGAATGAGATCGGAGGCAATTTGCATATTCCGGGAGCGGTCGCTGCGGCACAGGTGATGCCTCCAATCTCCCTTTCTCAGAACTGGGCCGCAGCGCTTGCACGCTGTAACAGGATGTGACTGTGGTTTTGAAAGGTTTCTAAAAACAGTGTAGGGGTGACATTCAGATCACTCGGGTAACTGTGTGTAGTGACTGTCTAGGAAGCTGTGGGGAAGATAGCAGCACCATCAGTAAGTAGCTGCCTGTAAATGCACCAAACACGTGTTTGAAGAGCAAATACTGAAGCAAAACATTTATGTGTAAGGTAACTAAATaagggtgagatttatcaaagcttggggaggGATCATGTGGAAagcgataaagtactaaccaatcagctcctgccattttacaggcttctCGCCTCAAACTGTAACCTCAACATTATCTGTACTTCATTACGTCTACTGTAGCGCCAGGTAAAACGTGCGTGCTATATATAGTTTTATGTTATTCATATGCAGCATGCAGCCTGTGAGAAAACTCGGGGTGCCCCTGTCTTCTCTATGCAGCTTTCTATCCTACTATCAGTCCTCTGAACTTGGCTCTGCCTCCCACTGATATCACACAGCCATTGGCCATAGATGGTTAGAAAATACACAATGGTTTGCCACTGATGGTaaatggttttgccatcgatggtggaGGTCTGATGGTTCCTCACCCAACCATCACACTACActtcgctctgcccccttctctaaaTAGCCTGTGCTCTCCCATCTCCCCAGCTCGTGATGTCCACCGATCATCAATGGTTTTCCAGTGACGGTTTAGAGGTGTCAATGCAAAGTACCAATGGCACCATTGATAGAAACCATCAACGATGAAtcagtcgatggccatccctaaaataTTGGATATCCCTTTCCACACCTGTATTGCTTTGGTGATGTCACGCATATCCCGTGTTGCCATGTATATTCCACCTTAGTGATGTCACATGTATCTCTTCCCAGTGATGCCCCACATATACCTTTACTACTAGACCATGCCCCTGAGCTATTGCATTGAGCGAAACTTTCCACGCCTGAATTCCCCCTATGAATAGCTTGGCCCCTCCAACAAGGCTGGTCCCAGTCAAttagtacaccccccccccacccccctccttttCCTCTTGGTGGCCCTAATATCGAGACTTTCTCGGGAGGCCAGGAGATCACTCACTGTTCCAGGAGTCTCATGGACATTCTGTGAGGGTCGGCCAGTACATgccctttttctttctcttctttctatCATATGATGGGGAGGTTAGGACCATGAGGCTCTATGGTGGCAGGAAGAGGAGAGGGAAACAGAATTGGTCTACTGGGGCAAAAAAAGTTAAAGACACGCCTACTTATGCAAATTTGAAATGGTTAGTTCATAATTACATATCATTACTGTCATATACAGCCGAGCAGAAGAGATGCTTCAAGATAAACCGCTGGGTTGTTTCCTCATTCGCTTCTGTGAGAGTCGAGTCGGATTTGTCCTGTCCTACAGGTAAGGTGTTAATCATACTAAACTGGAAATGCTGGTCCAGAATCGCGAACctgaggaacgcctgatgagggggccaaattgggatatgtaggtatgaatcctttatatccagggacacctgGAGCCACCTTCTCAGGCCACTGTTAATGTTTTAGTATCTAGATGGTTTTATGGTCTTGCTTATCTTCTAGGGGAGCTGAGCGCTGCCGCCATTTCATTCTCAATCAGAAAGACGATGAACAATATGTGATCGAAGGTGAGGAGAGCACCCACCCACGGCTGGAAGACCTGATCCAGCACTACTCCAGGTGTCCTGTGGAGCCATACAAAGAGTTACTGACAGTGCCCTGCGGGAAGGTAGTACAGCAGGCTCCAATCATCACACCATGCTAACAATCCTAATATTATATAGAACAGTTATTCTTTGAATAATAATATCTCTGGGTGAGAGTTTAAATGGGTTCTGAGACTGGTCAAAAATATCAGTCAGTTACTCTGCTATGGCCTGACTTGTCCTGCCCCTGTGTATTATTCACTGACCCATGCAGCAGAGCAAACCAGCAGAGTTCCCTAATTCATACATATAAACTGGATTTGTCATTTTGTGATCTACAGGATCCTAGGACACATGGCATCCCTACCCTTGGTCCGCCAGACAGCCCCACTAATGCAGCCGCTGGTGGACACAGCGAAGTGCTGCCGGACACTGCGCCTCTGTTATCCACTTCTCCCAAAGAAAAGGGAAAAGCAGCATTTGGAGAAAACATACTGGTACTTGTTTATTTATGGATGTTTTTGGAATTCTAAGTGTTAGAATTTAAAGGTGTTGTCCAGTTCTGTTATATGACATTGTTCCCCACGTAGCACTGCAGTGGGGGCTCAGCTTCTACTGAAGATTTGGCCATTACCTGTACTGGATCCATGGTACCTGAGGGCAGAGATCTGTATTTATGGTAAGGCAGGAGGGTAATACCCCTTTCATGCCAAAAGCCTGGGCCCCGCCCAGGTTACTTTACATGGGTTTCAAGCTGCAGGCTGGACTTGGGTTATTGCTAAGGTTTCTCCTCTGCCGAAGCTTGGACATGACATCATAGGGTTTGAGCAGGACCCGGGTCGAATGACGTGGGTTATCCGTTCACCTGCCTGATAAGCTGGGTCTTTCCTGAACCAACTCGGGTAGCTACCGGCGCGTCCGGACCGGCTCCGGGGCTGgcagcggcagctgcatgacatcacacgcagccactgcgacccaaaacatggcggcccggTGACAAAACAGGCATCTAGGCTGCAAAGCCAGGGGGCTACCCTAAATATGCAAGCGTAttttagctgggggggggggggggagaccggagCATGAGAGCGGAAAACGGAGTTGTAGTAGTTTTGGGTTTTatctgcaaaactacaactcaagctAAATTAGTCTAATTGTGCCACATGCAGAGGGTAGAGTGACCTTGGATTCTTGCATTTGTGTGGCCATCACGCTGCCACTATTGCATTACAGTGCTAGCGGTAACACTGTGCTGACCTAGAACTGATCCATAGGTCACTGTGTAGATATTGAGCGGCCAGTACATTCCGAGCATTTGTAAAGCGGCTGCTTAATCCTATTGTGAACAAGTCCTTTGTCAGCAGAAAGACACAAGTAATCACAATCATTATACCTTGGTTCACCAAAGATCTTTCCCACAGGTGGAATATGCTTCATCTTTCGTAGAGAAAGAAGCCATGCCTAGTGCAGGAGTCCATGAAGTTCTGTCAGGTGCCTACACATCAGTTACTAAGCCCTCAAGAGATCCTACAGGCAGCAAGAGCAAGGAGCCTTCTCCAGGACCTTCCTACACCTCACCAGAGCTCCATACATACACAGAGCCAGAACTGTGGACCAAACAAGGGGACAGCTTTGACAATACACATGATCCCATAGCTTTTTATGCTATAGGCCGTGGCTCCTGTAGTGAATCCATGGAGAATGTGTATAGTGAAGTGGACATAAATTCCATGGCATTGCATGACTCCAAAGCCAACCGGTATCGCCAAGTTGGGTTTGCCACTGTTCCTCACCCCTCGCGCCAGGCTTTTCAGCATAGAATAACGGCCCATCACTCTTCATTGCGTATGCACAAGCAGCCTGATGCCCCACAGGAGGACCGGGGTAAGGGTCAAGGGATGTCTTCGAAACATTTCCCCAAATCAAAAGTAAGTGCTTTGTACAATTTCCAATGAAAGACTTGGTACATGGATGGTACATGAAATGAAAGTTATCTAATATGACCTAGCAAGACAGGCACCAATGCATAACAATAGAAAGACGCATTTGGCATCATGTGACCTGTACATTAAGTTCTTACAAAGAACTaaagatcaaatagggttgaggttaccaaaaactaaaaaataaagggcggactagatgggccaaagggttcttatctgtcatcaaatcCTGTTTCTTTGTCATTGAACTAGGTATTATTTATCTGGGTTCACATTTTTATGGTACCAACAGaattaaaaatatggggggggggggggggggggggaggtgtttcAGAGTGTGATCTCTTAAATAAATTACGTGCAATTAACTTTCATTCCCATCTTTATGTTCAGCAACTTATTGCATATTAAATTAGCCATGGAACTTACTGCGTTGTTTTGAACACTTGGTTAAGCATCGGCAAGGTCGTGTGAATGCTGACGCAGTGgaggtaattaagacctgatcgtagctgtgctaaatttagcacatcttcgatcgtttactctgacatgcagggggacgcccagcacagggctagtccgcacggcggcgatgcttttgtacttggcgaGTAACTCCCTACCTgcgtagctcctgcgcgctggcaggaagctacccgccgagttccgggtcgcagcggctgcgtgtgatgtcacaaagaCGCCGTGGCCCGCtctcccaacggtccggacacgtctCTGTTATCCAGGCCGCGCCTCACCAACGGCGTACtgatgccattggcacgccccctcccaccccgcgaccgcttctgcctgtcaattaggcagaggcgatcgcagccagtgagatactgggctcccggggtgtgctgctgcagcgatccagtctgaattacccccaatctcGGCAGTAGATGCCAGGATTAAGGTTAGGAAAGGGTTGGGGCTCTAACATTGTAAAAACGCTACAGTATGTCAACATGCTGGTTACTGACACGTTGCCCACGTCTTCATCGGGCATGACAACATGTCATATGTCAATATAACGACCATGTCGACACTATGTCAATATTCGGATCAAGTTGACATTCTGAGTATCGACATTCTCGATGTACGCCCATAGCAGCTTTATTTCAGAATAATCTTTTTATTAATGCGGTTATCGTTAAATATTTCATTATAAATTTTGCAATCACCTCCTATACTCGCAGCATAACTGGCTGTAGAATTACAGAAATACTTGTTAGTTATATGATCGCCATTGTAACTCATCAGTGAAGCTTCCGCTTGAGTTCGGTCAAGTCAGATTCTGAGGGTCTCTGCCCGTTCCTGTGATTTTAAGCAGCAGGCAGTAGTCTTGCTGGTGTCCTTAAAATCAAGAAAGGTCCATTATTTGGCTGACAGGTGAACCAGGCAGCGGGGGAGTTAAAAAAAACAATAGGGTAAGACAAGCAAAGAgtcatataggggcagatgtattaagcctggagaagtgataaagcagtgataagtgcaagctcctaactgtcatttttcaaatccataatgattggctggtgcgttatcaccttgcgcttatcactggtttatcccttctccaagttaatacatctgccccagtgtgcgtTACAgtgacctatatatatataacaagtacTGTTAAATTGTTATGTAAATGTATGCATTTCTGCTGGTTTATTGTTGAAATAAATGTATTGCAGTTGTTATCTCAGTAGCTTTAAGCAGTGGATTCTCTTGTCTGCCTAACTGACCCACTAGCCATTCCCTGTCAGTGAAAGCCCCCTAGAAGGGTATCCGCATCCTACCATAAATTTAGTGATGACATCCAACCTCAATGACCTgtctacagtggttctcaaacgcggtcctcaggaccccacacaggtcatgttttccaggtcacccggcaggtgcactgtgtatcaccaactgttaaagatccacaggtgacctggaaaacatgacccgtgtggggtcctgaggactaaaTTTGAGAAACGGTAAGCTATGACTCTGTAGAGCATTCAAGGCCATTTACAAAGAGATAAAGGCTCCGTGCCACTCTGCAAAGATCAAAACACCTGCCCCTAAGTAGACATATTGAACAACATGGTGGAATAAACTTGATTAGGTAATACATGACACAAGGCATTAAATAACCGACATACATCAATTTATACAATAGGTTtgtttgttgaaaaataaaatctAATTTCTTCCCCAAATATTTTACAGACCAAGCCGCAGGTTCCGGTACAGTTTGATGACCCAGCGTATGGAAAGAGAGCCATCTGCCATACAAAGCCACCACTTTTTCTCTTGCTAGACGATCAGGAAAATGTTTATGAGAAGATTCCTGAAAATTGTCCTGTCAACCCGAAGAAAAGCCATTCAGCAAAGAAAGAAAGCTGATGTGAGGCACAGCTGACTGGATCACCTAGAGGACATTTTAGGACACAGTGCATGTTCCACCAACAGatggtggaggcagccattttgtggtctgAAAACAGACAAGACACTGGAGTCTTTTATTTTGCTCGGAACAAGCTGCCATTTTGAAATCCAGTGATATTGGGCTGGAGGGGGAAGGGATTGTCCAGACCAGTGTTGGGCGACAGTTTTACCTTTTGGGTGGCAGATGTTCAACAACACAGGCCATAAAAATTTCAGGAGTGCCACCAGCATTCCAGCATTTACAGAAGGAATAGATGGTGTGACCATATGCCCCTCGCTGAACCGGGCGATCTAAGATTGGTTGGAGCCCACTGGATTTAGGATTTTAGGGGTTCCCTCTTACTGTCAGCAAtctcctgttactgactccacccactgcgcagttgtTGGACAACTCGCTGCCACTATCAGGCTACCATGATCAGCACCTGGACTTCAACACCTCCAAGTTGGTGTCCGCTCATTCCCACTGGTACCTCACAATGGACCAGTCTCTACAGGGTAGCTGGTAGTGGGCTTAAGCTTGGACACACTGGGCTCAAACCAGATCAGCCAGAGAACAGAATAGCGAGTTGCGCAATTCTGTTGGTCGCAGGATACACATGCAGTTGTcttaaaggcaagatgtttattgctcaaaaaagTCTTTAAaaatactaaggccctcattcagtatggatcgcatttgcaaagctgctcgtagcagctttgcaaatgcgatcctTAGCAAGGCAAATGAAGTAGGAGGGGGATACACACCTTCTTGCTGTATCTGCGATCGCAGCACTGCGACCGGAGTTGCAGTCTGGGATCAAACGATGGTTGAGCACACGATACCACAGGCTACAGCCCGGCCCCATGACCTCTCACAAAATATGAATAAGTACATCTTACATTTCCAAGCAGCAAAACTATTTCCTCCTTCCTTTCCTAAATGTACCAGTTTGCTTGCGTAAAACACACTCTGATGTGGCATATACTGCAACTGTCACAAATGTACAGGAAATTCTTGAAAGCAAATTGTTTTTTCCCCCAAACCTGTTGGACATTTTACATAGAGACACCCAGGAGACCCCGTGGGGCGCATCTCAAAGaaaatgctgtaaagaaaaaacttggTCAACCAACACCTATCCCCTGCTGGAGTGAGGACAATCCCCATCACTTCCTATGTCACTGAGCTGACAACTGCTTCTAAAGTGAAATATAATAATCCACATATTCAGCAATGCTTTTTCTCAATTTCACAACGGTGCACAACACCTTAAATATAACATGGTAAAATACATTTCGAGTACATGTAATATGATAGTTCAGATGAAAATGACACTGCAGCACAAGGGCTTAAACCCCTCAGTGACAGAGACTCCATCTTTGTCATGTGCAATGAGTCTCCAGTCACAGATGGTGATTTGGAATGTTAGTGGCTTCCTTGTCCTTCCTTTTTTAAAGCTAGTTTGCTCAgggtcagggccggttcaggggctttttgcgtcccgggcggcaatagggggcgtgacttcatacagggggcgtgatcATTTACGCCCCATGTACAGTAGTAGCACTCTGAAATGATGTgcgatacgcgatgacgtcatcgcgcaccgcacagttaaggtcctctccacgaagg encodes the following:
- the SH2D2A gene encoding SH2 domain-containing protein 2A; amino-acid sequence: MVLWSCLSSRGAERCRHFILNQKDDEQYVIEGEESTHPRLEDLIQHYSRCPVEPYKELLTVPCGKDPRTHGIPTLGPPDSPTNAAAGGHSEVLPDTAPLLSTSPKEKGKAAFGENILVEYASSFVEKEAMPSAGVHEVLSGAYTSVTKPSRDPTGSKSKEPSPGPSYTSPELHTYTEPELWTKQGDSFDNTHDPIAFYAIGRGSCSESMENVYSEVDINSMALHDSKANRYRQVGFATVPHPSRQAFQHRITAHHSSLRMHKQPDAPQEDRGKGQGMSSKHFPKSKTKPQVPVQFDDPAYGKRAICHTKPPLFLLLDDQENVYEKIPENCPVNPKKSHSAKKES